From Pirellulales bacterium, a single genomic window includes:
- a CDS encoding SHD1 domain-containing protein, whose amino-acid sequence MPKPESAPKEADPFAPPPKAAAGDASKAAPPAVDPAVAPKETTPPTAGDDAKNAPEKPADKPEPKPAADNADPFAEPPSKKAGTAPPAAGKQAVDEPPMMRDWQDDTGEFHVRGKLVRVSASTVRLLKETGKYTTVPMDRLSESDLQYVAAQNAANRAGLVSQTSEK is encoded by the coding sequence ATGCCGAAGCCCGAGTCTGCTCCCAAGGAAGCCGACCCGTTCGCGCCGCCGCCAAAGGCTGCGGCCGGCGATGCGTCGAAGGCAGCTCCGCCCGCGGTGGACCCGGCGGTAGCACCCAAGGAGACCACGCCGCCCACCGCCGGCGATGACGCCAAGAACGCTCCGGAGAAGCCCGCCGATAAGCCCGAACCAAAGCCGGCCGCTGACAACGCCGATCCGTTTGCCGAGCCACCTTCGAAGAAGGCTGGTACGGCTCCGCCCGCCGCGGGCAAGCAGGCGGTCGACGAACCGCCGATGATGCGCGACTGGCAGGACGACACAGGCGAGTTTCACGTCCGTGGAAAGCTCGTCCGGGTTTCAGCCAGCACGGTTCGGCTGCTCAAGGAGACCGGCAAATACACCACCGTGCCGATGGATCGGCTGAGCGAATCCGATCTGCAATACGTCGCGGCCCAGAACGCCGCGAATCGGGCAGGTCTCGTCAGCCAGACATCGGAAAAGTAA
- a CDS encoding RNA polymerase sigma factor, with product MSDGSPTSGDGERLAQWVREHGRAVRGYLLGIVRHPDVADDLTQEVFWRAWRSRERYRESGTPRAYLLKIADRLAWDHCRIARREVHLDEETWNQIEPASDLAGPADEVMWIESQRELAEALAGLSPLQRRVVLLRYFGGLEFAEIARQCDSPLGTVLSHCHRGLQALRKLLCGKTS from the coding sequence ATGAGCGACGGTAGCCCGACTTCCGGCGACGGAGAGCGACTGGCGCAATGGGTGCGCGAGCATGGGCGGGCCGTCCGGGGGTATCTATTGGGGATCGTTCGGCATCCCGATGTCGCCGATGATCTGACCCAAGAGGTGTTTTGGCGGGCGTGGCGTTCGCGCGAGCGGTATCGCGAGAGCGGCACGCCGCGGGCGTATCTCCTCAAGATCGCCGACCGGCTGGCCTGGGATCATTGCCGGATCGCGCGGCGCGAGGTGCATCTCGACGAAGAAACCTGGAACCAGATCGAGCCGGCAAGCGATTTGGCCGGTCCGGCTGATGAGGTGATGTGGATTGAATCGCAGCGCGAATTGGCCGAAGCGCTCGCCGGACTGTCGCCATTACAGCGCCGGGTGGTGCTGCTGCGGTATTTCGGCGGCCTGGAGTTTGCTGAAATCGCGCGGCAATGCGATTCGCCGCTGGGGACTGTCCTGAGCCATTGTCATCGTGGTTTACAAGCTCTGCGGAAATTGCTCTGCGGAAAAACCTCATGA
- a CDS encoding tetratricopeptide repeat protein: MNLRFAPNFCAIVFLVSAILLLDGCDRPPPSDSPNDQPPSPKTEASSGSSAKKAGDAGAVTRPETKNADASAAKASGGEAGPSPAAKAPNDAVDSGAKTAQHDAGSPAPMADSTKPKQFILPEAFEHYKKAMELAEKGKTADAKDEFTEALRIQPDFTAARNSFGTFLLSQNDLITASIVYKEGAKLHPDDPDAHNDLGVVLIRTGDVPGARKEFQRAIELNDDDPEPHHNLGLLLATLGELDAAIEQYNQAIRLRPGYLDAHFDLGRALLRKERLDAAIAQFREVLRLSRGHFGALYNLGLALTKQGKAGEAIKEYAQALRANPNDSELRVALGTALAQLGNDKEAIPNFIEAVRLRPENADAHYELALSLSRLGRIDEAIAHNEEALGLRPDWPEALNNLAWILATSHDERHRNPKRAVELANRARELADYKMPLVLDTQAAALAEAGEFPAAVKTAEKAVALARETGQEKTATEIETRLNLYRAKKAYREPASAKDVTNGE, from the coding sequence ATGAATCTGAGATTTGCCCCCAACTTCTGCGCGATCGTCTTCCTCGTGTCCGCGATCTTGTTGCTCGACGGGTGCGATAGGCCACCGCCGAGCGATTCGCCGAATGATCAGCCGCCGTCGCCGAAAACCGAGGCCTCGTCCGGATCATCGGCGAAGAAGGCGGGCGACGCCGGCGCGGTGACGCGCCCGGAGACAAAAAACGCCGACGCGTCTGCGGCAAAGGCATCGGGCGGCGAGGCAGGCCCCTCGCCGGCGGCGAAGGCGCCCAACGACGCGGTCGACAGCGGGGCCAAAACGGCTCAGCACGATGCCGGTTCGCCGGCTCCAATGGCCGATTCAACCAAGCCCAAGCAATTCATTCTTCCCGAGGCGTTCGAGCATTACAAGAAGGCAATGGAACTCGCCGAAAAAGGCAAGACGGCCGATGCCAAGGACGAGTTCACCGAGGCCTTGCGAATTCAGCCCGATTTCACGGCCGCGCGAAACAGCTTCGGCACCTTTCTCTTGAGTCAGAACGACTTGATCACTGCTTCAATCGTTTACAAAGAGGGAGCGAAGCTCCATCCCGACGATCCAGATGCCCACAACGATTTAGGCGTCGTGCTGATTCGCACCGGCGACGTGCCGGGGGCGCGGAAGGAATTCCAGCGGGCGATCGAGTTGAATGACGACGATCCCGAGCCGCATCATAATTTAGGGCTGCTGCTGGCCACGCTCGGCGAACTCGACGCGGCGATTGAGCAATATAACCAGGCGATCCGGCTGCGCCCCGGCTATCTCGACGCGCATTTCGATCTCGGCCGCGCCCTGCTCCGTAAGGAGCGGCTAGACGCGGCAATTGCCCAGTTCCGCGAAGTGTTGCGACTGTCGCGAGGGCATTTCGGAGCGCTTTACAACCTGGGCCTCGCGCTCACCAAGCAGGGCAAGGCGGGAGAGGCCATCAAGGAGTACGCCCAGGCGCTGCGCGCCAATCCGAACGACTCCGAGCTGCGCGTCGCGCTCGGGACGGCGCTAGCGCAGCTCGGCAACGACAAAGAAGCTATTCCGAATTTCATCGAAGCGGTCCGGCTTCGCCCCGAGAACGCCGATGCGCATTACGAGCTGGCGCTGTCGCTCAGTCGGCTGGGGCGAATCGACGAAGCGATCGCGCACAACGAGGAGGCGCTCGGTCTTCGTCCCGATTGGCCCGAGGCGCTCAACAACCTGGCCTGGATTCTGGCCACGAGCCACGACGAGCGGCACCGCAATCCGAAGCGGGCCGTCGAGCTGGCCAATCGGGCCCGTGAGCTGGCCGATTACAAGATGCCGTTGGTGCTCGATACGCAAGCCGCGGCGCTGGCCGAGGCGGGAGAATTTCCCGCGGCGGTCAAAACTGCCGAGAAAGCGGTCGCGCTGGCCCGCGAAACCGGGCAGGAAAAAACCGCCACGGAAATCGAAACGCGGCTCAATCTCTACCGCGCGAAAAAGGCTTATCGCGAGCCGGCGTCTGCGAAAGACGTGACGAATGGCGAGTGA